From the Diospyros lotus cultivar Yz01 chromosome 13, ASM1463336v1, whole genome shotgun sequence genome, one window contains:
- the LOC127789125 gene encoding U-box domain-containing protein 19, protein MIGRSDVSSRRILTLPAVRPCEAVSPATLLDSLIVLSSNICDYKSSLFVTNAQNARQTIRLVAVLSMYLREVEETESNLDDSIVLSLSELHFILQKLRFLLEDCSRDAARMWMLLKCERVASLFHVLLRTVATALDVFPMKSIQVSMEARESVQMAMKQARKSGFEVNPVDRLAFQDVISILSQFENGIEPERSHLTRVLDHLGIRSWGECNREIKFLDSELGFEYLSLEKKDLALLSSLIGFLSYCRGVVFDAVDNIASHRSNSRSGSEVIRHLNADDFRCPISLEIMNDPVTLETGHTYDRSSILKWFRAGNPTCPKTGEKLKSTDLVPNLAVKQLILQYCSENGIPVTESGSKNKDITRTVDAGSKAAGEAIKLLTNFLGSRLESGSGQERSKAAFEIRLLAKSSIFNRSCLVETGTIPHLLNLLHSRDSLMQENAIAALLNLSKHSKSKNIVVENGGVESILKVIRDGLKIEARQHAAGVLFYLASVEEYRVLIGETPGAIPALMDLLRDGTDRGKKNALVAIFGLITYPGNHWRVLSAGLVPLLADLLTSSDREDLITDSLAVLATIAEKHDGTSTILRAGALPKIVKILNSTNSRAGREYCVSLLLALCINGGDEVVRVLVKNPCLMPLLYALVTEGTTRASKKASSLIRLLHEFHERTSSSLMIPNFPRERPVHVW, encoded by the coding sequence ATGATCGGTAGATCCGATGTGTCATCTCGCCGGATTTTAACTCTTCCGGCGGTTCGTCCCTGCGAAGCCGTTTCCCCGGCGACTCTCCTCGATTCTTTGATCGTCTTATCATCGAATATATGCGATTACAAATCGAGTCTGTTCGTCACCAATGCTCAAAACGCGCGACAAACGATTCGATTGGTCGCCGTTCTGTCCATGTACCTTCGAGAAGTCGAAGAAACCGAGTCGAATCTGGATGATTCCATTGTTCTAAGCTTGTCGGAGCTTCATTTCATCTTGCAGAAGCTTCGGTTCCTGTTGGAAGATTGCTCGCGCGACGCCGCGAGGATGTGGATGCTGCTGAAATGCGAGCGGGTGGCGAGCCTGTTTCACGTGCTGCTGCGAACCGTGGCGACGGCTCTCGATGTTTTTCCTATGAAATCCATTCAAGTTTCGATGGAAGCTAGGGAATCGGTTCAGATGGCGATGAAACAGGCCCGGAAATCAGGTTTTGAGGTCAATCCAGTTGACAGATTGGCTTTTCAAGATGTGATTTCGATTTTGAGCCAATTTGAGAACGGGATTGAGCCTGAACGGAGTCATCTGACGCGTGTTCTTGATCATTTGGGCATTCGAAGCTGGGGTGAATGCAACAGAGAGATCAAGTTCTTGGACTCTGAATTAGGGTTCGAATACTTGAGCTTGGAGAAGAAAGATTTGGCTCTTTTGAGTAGTCTAATTGGGTTCTTGAGCTACTGTCGTGGTGTGGTTTTTGATGCTGTGGACAATATAGCCAGTCATAGATCCAATAGCAGATCTGGCAGTGAAGTGATTAGGCACCTGAATGCTGATGATTTTCGGTGCCCAATCTCTCTTGAGATCATGAATGATCCGGTAACCCTAGAGACCGGACACACTTATGATCGTTCTTCAATTCTGAAGTGGTTCAGAGCTGGAAATCCCACCTGTCCCAAGACAGGTGAGAAGCTCAAGAGCACAGATCTGGTCCCAAATTTGGCTGTGAAGCAGCTAATTTTGCAGTACTGTTCTGAAAATGGCATTCCAGTTACTGAGTCTGGTTCTAAGAATAAGGACATCACGAGGACAGTGGATGCAGGCAGTAAAGCTGCTGGTGAGGCCATCAAATTGCTGACCAATTTTCTTGGTAGCAGGCTTGAGAGTGGGAGTGGCCAAGAGAGGAGCAAAGCTGCTTTTGAAATTCGGCTTCTGGCCAAATCAAGCATTTTTAACAGGTCTTGTTTGGTGGAAACTGGTACAATTCCTCATCTCTTGAATCTGTTGCATTCAAGAGATTCATTAATGCAAGAGAATGCAATTGCAGCATTGCTAAACCTTTCCAAGCATTCGAAAAGCAAAAATATTGTAGTTGAGAATGGGGGTGTGGAATCAATCCTGAAGGTTATAAGGGATGGACTCAAGATCGAAGCTCGACAGCACGCTGCAGGTGTGCTGTTTTATCTGGCTTCGGTGGAGGAGTACCGGGTTTTGATAGGGGAAACTCCGGGGGCTATTCCAGCTCTGATGGATCTGCTCAGGGATGGCACTGATAGGGGCAAAAAGAATGCATTGGTTGCAATTTTTGGGCTCATAACGTACCCTGGCAACCACTGGAGAGTTCTTTCAGCTGGATTAGTCCCCTTGCTGGCTGATCTTTTGACATCTTCTGATAGGGAAGATCTCATCACCGATTCTCTAGCTGTTTTAGCAACTATAGCTGAGAAACATGATGGAACAAGCACAATTCTAAGAGCTGGGGCTTTGCCTAAGATTGTGAAGATTCTCAATTCCACAAATTCAAGGGCAGGAAGGGAGTACTGTGTCTCATTACTGCTGGCTTTGTGCATAAATGGTGGGGATGAAGTGGTTCGTGTTTTAGTAAAGAACCCTTGTCTCATGCCTCTGTTGTATGCCCTCGTCACCGAAGGCACAACTCGCGCCAGCAAGAAGGCCAGTTCACTCATTAGACTTCTGCATGAATTCCACGAGAGAACCTCCTCCAGcttgatgattccaaattttCCACGGGAACGCCCTGTCCATGTGTGGTAG
- the LOC127789126 gene encoding probable LRR receptor-like serine/threonine-protein kinase At1g67720: protein MAMPLMNFHRTMHRKSSSVVSILTLFATVHLVFAQTPASDCVLDIQLPLSGNGSDCTQGNWGGFLQDSCCRSVFDGYLRALGQRANQTGQIFLNSTEQAGCLASMESHKQNASDCGIEKLSWGAGGCSDYSVIDVENKLGNQLTTLGQYCRLLGSENESDKTCRACLRSWDELGAPSGNSRDLNVVEDDICQFAVLVSLTSSRIDEEKWIRALYKCLGEQSHPIDDKGGEVKKNKKGLGIIIGGLVGIIILVGIASWILFRRSIKPDFLREKATSNYLASKDSNSQQMTIKEVYSATNNLSVSNFIGQGIAGKVYKGILSNGQHIAVKHILDDDGHMETFVREVTSLSHVRHPNLVTLLGHCEGQDECFLVFELCHNGNLSEWLFGKEKKLSWRRRLQIAIDCARGLWFLHTYPDGCIVHRDIKPTNILLCTNFEAKLSDFGLSKVMNMGQSFVSSEVRGTFGYVDPEYQKNRRVNSSGDVYSFGIVLLQLLSGQRVINLDLSKPMSIDKMAKVLTRGGKITDFADPKLNGEYSIEAFELVLKLALSCTGLKQQRPSMEEVVVRLEKALDISAR, encoded by the exons ATGGCTATGCCTCTGATGAATTTCCATAGGACTATGCATCGAAAATCTTCCTCTGTTGTGTCAATTCTTACCTTATTTGCCACCGTTCACTTGGTTTTTGCTCAGACGCCTGCTAGTGATTGTGTCCTTGATATTCAGCTTCCCTTGTCTGGGAATGGCTCGGATTGCACACAAGGCAACTGGGGTGGATTTCTTCAAGACAGCTGCTGTCGATCTGTTTTTGATGGGTACTTGCGTGCATTGGGGCAGCGCGCCAACCAAACCGGGCAAATATTCTTGAATTCGACAGAGCAAGCAGGCTGCTTGGCTTCAATGGAGAGTCATAAGCAAAATGCTTCAGACTGTGGTATTGAGAAGCTGAGCTGGGGAGCTGGTGGATGCTCTGACTACTCTGTTATAGATGTTGAGAATAAGTTAGGGAATCAGTTGACAACTCTGGGACAATATTGCAGGCTTTTGGGTTCTGAAAATGAATCAGATAAGACCTGCAGAGCCTGCTTGAGGAGCTGGGATGAACTGGGCGCCCCGTCAGGAAATAGCAGAGATCTAAATGtagttgaagatgacatttgCCAGTTTGCAGTGCTAGTGTCCCTGACAAGCAGTAGGATTGATGAGGAAAAGTGGATCCGAGCGCTTTACAAATGCCTTGGAGAGCAAAGCCATCCAATTG ATGACAAAGGGGGTGAagttaaaaagaacaaaaaag GTCTGGGGATTATAATCGGAGGGCTTGTGGGGATTATAATTTTAGTGGGTATTGCATCATGGATTTTGTTTAGGAGATCAATCAAACCTGATTTCCTCAGAGAAAAAGCAA CTTCAAATTATTTGGCATCCAAGGATTCCAATTCCCAGCAGATGACAATTAAGGAAGTTTATTCTGCAACAAACAATCTCAGTGTATCAAACTTCATTGGCCAAGGGATAGCTG GAAAGGTGTACAAGGGCATTCTATCAAATGGGCAGCACATTGCAGTTAAGCACATACTTGATGATGATGGACATATGGAGACATTTGTAAGAGAAGTTACAAGCTTATCACATGTCAGACATCCAAACCTTGTAACTCTGTTGGGACATTGTGAGGGACAAGACGagtgttttcttgtttttgagcTCTGTCATAATGGGAACCTCTCAGAGTGGCTATTTG GTAAAGAGAAAAAACTGTCCTGGAGAAGAAGACTTCAGATTGCAATCGACTGCGCTAGGGGTCTCTGGTTTCTCCACACTTATCCCGATGGGTGCATTGTACACAGAGATATTAAG CCAACAAACATTCTTCTATGCACGAACTTTGAAGCGAAACTATCAGACTTTGGCTTGTCTAAAgttatgaacatgggacaaTCTTTTGTGAGCTCAGAAGTGAGAGGAACATTCGGTTATGTGGATCCTGAGTACCAAAAGAACCGGCGAGTTAATTCTTCCGGTGACGTTTACAGTTTTGGGATAGTACTTCTACAACTTCTATCAGGGCAGAGGGTAATTAATTTGGATCTGAGCAAACCAATGTCTATAGATAAAATG GCAAAAGTTCTCACTAGGGGTGGGAAAATAACAGATTTTGCTGATCCAAAGCTCAACGGGGAGTACTCAATTGAAGCTTTTGAACTTGTACTCAAGTTAGCATTGTCATGCACGGGGCTTAAGCAGCAAAGGCCATCCATGGAAGAAGTGGTGGTAAGACTAGAGAAGGCTCTCGACATTTCAGCAAGGTGA